One segment of Brassica napus cultivar Da-Ae chromosome C3, Da-Ae, whole genome shotgun sequence DNA contains the following:
- the LOC106436113 gene encoding glutathione S-transferase T3-like, with product MEPFSTQTSGFISLLASQSSPFPDCDPPQAVANSPGLMKTTSKRKWSTKEDLVLISGWVNTSKDPIVSNEQKITSFWRRIEAYVNSSPLLTGSAPREWGQCKQRWGRVNDQVCKFVGSYDAALKNQSSGQNDDDVMKAAHEIFFNDYQAKFTMEHCWRELRHDQKWKSVFKSRDGGKEKTKEAEEVMAEGEVRPAGVKAAKAAKRKRHGKEVAFDQIETILAERKKISQQKILQLLLAKIETDLTPNEITLKQKLISELLD from the coding sequence ATGGAACCCTTTTCCACACAAACTTCCGGTTTCATTTCCCTACTAGCTTCGCAGAGCAGTCCATTCCCGGACTGCGACCCTCCACAAGCAGTAGCTAACTCTCCTGGGTTAATGAAAACGACTTCCAAGAGGAAGTGGTCAACTAAAGAGGACCTTGTGCTCATCAGTGGTTGGGTGAACACGAGCAAGGACCCTATTGTCAGTAATGAGCAGAAGATCACCTCCTTTTGGAGGAGAATAGAGGCGTACGTGAATTCTAGCCCTCTGCTCACTGGCAGCGCTCCAAGAGAGTGGGGTcagtgtaagcagaggtggggaaggGTCAACGACCAAGTGTGCAAGTTTGTAGGAAGCTACGACGCGGCTTTGAAGAACCAATCAAGTGGtcaaaatgatgatgatgtgatgaaggCTGCCCATGAGATTTTCTTCAATGATTACCAAGCGAAATTCACCATGGAACACTGTTGGAGGGAACTGAGACATGATCAGAAATGGAAGTCAGTTTTCAAGTCAAGAGATGGCGGGAAGGAGAAAACGAAGGAAGCTGAAGAGGTAATGGCTGAGGGCGAGGTTAGACCAGCTGGTGTTAAGGCTGCTAAAGCAGCCAAACGCAAGAGGCACGGGAAAGAAGTTGCATTCGATCAAATAGAGACCATCCTGGCTGAGAGAAAAAAGATCTCGCAGCAGAAAATCCTACAACTTCTACTAGCCAAAATTGAGACTGATCTAACCCCTAACGAAATAACCCTCAAACAAAAACTCATATCTGAACTCCTTGATTGA
- the LOC125582930 gene encoding uncharacterized protein LOC125582930 encodes MSTNSDDEVYGVLEEMVDQQIDDYIESALTKQPKTQVYIERDREVGHIQLWQDYFSENPTYTHDLFRRRFRMNKSLFLRIVERLGNEVPYFQQRRNGHGRNSLSTLQKCTSAMRMLAYGCAGDANDEYLRLGASTAILCLENFAEAIIQVFGDGIKENQHLKIFKDYLILERHGGRAPKVKFKVNNHTYRMPYYLTDGIYPNWATFIQSIPLLQGPKAVAFAKRQESTRKDVERAFGVLQSRFAIVKNPALKWDKEKIGKGMRVCVILHNMIVEDERQGYILVNTSEFESGESSRSSKVRRRESVNVDMLNIRNLVRDPQIHERLKADLVENVWAAAQLLSDEHSHAIKRQGSPPIIPQPSPGQVLCHVDAAWDLRTGNYGIGGLFSGLEGTRIPSLKVSRSSVSSALMGEALAVRLAVMTASSSNV; translated from the exons ATGTCAACCAACTCAGATGATGAAGTATATGGAGTACTTGAAGAAATGGTCGACCAACAAATTGATGATTACATCGAGTCTGCTCTTACCAAACAGCCGAAGACACAAGTCTATATCGAAAGAGATCGGGAAGTAGGACACATTCAACTTTGGCAGGACTATTTCAGTGAAAATCCTACATACACACACGACTTGTTTAGGCGacgttttcgaatgaacaagtcattgttccttcgcattgtcgaACGTCTAGGTAATGAAGTTCCATACTTTCAACAACGGAGAAATGGTCATGGAAGGAACAGCCTATCTACACTTCAAAAATGCACTTCAGCTATGAGAATGTTGGCTTACGGTTGTGCCGGAGATGCgaatgacgaatatctccgacttggggCAAGTACTGCAATTTTATGTTTGGAGAATTTCGCGGAAGCGATAATACAAGTGTTTGGAGATGGTATCAAAGAAAACCAACACCTGAAGATCTTCAAAGACTACTTGATTCTGGAGAGGCACGGGG gtcgagctcctAAAGTgaagttcaaggtcaacaaccacacttatcgtatGCCCTACTATCTTACCGACGGGATTTATCCTAATTgggcaacatttatccaatccatcccgCTTCTTCAAGGTCCTAAAGCAGTGGCATTTGCAAAACGTCAAGAATCGaccagaaaagatgtcgaacgggcATTTGGAGTCTTGCAATCGAGGTTTGCAATTGTTAAAAACCCTGCTCTTAAATGGGACAAAGAAAAGATAGGAAAGGGAATGAGAGTCtgtgtcatattgcacaatatgatagtagaggACGAAAGACAAGGATACATTCTAGTTAATACATCTGAGTTCGAGTCAGGAGAATCTAGCCGAAGTTCGAAGGTGAGAAGGAGAGAAAGTGTGAATGTTGATATGCTTAACATTCGCAATCTGGTTCGGGATCCACAAATTCATGAGCGTctgaaagctgatttagttgaaaatgtATGG GCCGCTGCTCAACTGCTCTCTGACGAACATTCCCACGCTATCAAACGACAAGGTTCTCCTCCGATCATTCCCCAACCATCTCCTGGCCAAGTTTTGTGTCATGTGGATGCTGCTTGGGATCTACGTACTGGTAATTATGGTATAGGGGGTCTATTTTCGGGATTGGAAGGCACTAGGATCCCGTCCCTTAAGGTTTCTCGTTCCTCTGTTTCATCAGCTCTCATGGGAGAAGCTCTTGCTGTTCGCTTGGCGGTGATGACCGCCTCCTCGTCTAACGTCTGA